One genomic segment of Pandoraea thiooxydans includes these proteins:
- a CDS encoding putative bifunctional diguanylate cyclase/phosphodiesterase, giving the protein MRPAIAASGDAGFAPSEADAIEGAPYGMFVCDANGTFELVNAAYEQLTGYSRETLIGHRTFGSLHDLTHAIRQPAQTHTTPSGNIEFDGECVCLHRNRTRAPVHLAVSRIDAATPGRQRYVGIAFDLKQHAQYQARLWYVTHHDHVTRLPNQTLLTERLDLAITRCARHGAGFTLLIIELDQLRQIGNALGQPAVDLALQVAAERLRGVTGPDDTIACVGGTQFVLVAQATGQQASVLVELIRARLAEWPEISQAPVSLAASIGGVCFPEHGATPALLIRRANVALAEAKRAGSGQSRFFCAAMEAESTRQLELETLLRGAIDNRQLHLVYQPQITLATGELVLAETLLRWRHPTRGAISPAEFIPVAEKSGLIDQLGEWVIRNACREASQLLRRVRNMPRISVNVSPQQLQRQDVLGIVTRALDENALEARYLEVEITEGVLLEHTDTALETIQALRRLGVEIAVDDFGTGYSSLAYLTRLPVDRLKIDQSFIRRMLSDPQCHAIVEAVIAMAHALKLRVTAEGVESAAHAARLTDLGCDEAQGFWFSRPLSQQGLYNVLRPLDGGALPG; this is encoded by the coding sequence ATGAGGCCGGCCATTGCCGCCTCCGGCGATGCCGGGTTCGCCCCCAGCGAGGCTGACGCCATTGAAGGGGCGCCCTATGGCATGTTCGTGTGCGATGCGAATGGCACCTTCGAATTGGTCAATGCCGCCTACGAGCAACTCACCGGATACTCCCGCGAGACGCTTATCGGGCATCGCACCTTCGGCTCGCTGCACGACTTGACCCATGCGATACGCCAGCCAGCGCAAACGCATACCACCCCGTCAGGCAATATCGAATTCGACGGCGAATGCGTCTGCCTGCATCGCAATCGCACCCGGGCGCCCGTGCACTTGGCCGTCTCCCGCATCGATGCAGCCACGCCCGGCAGACAGCGCTATGTCGGCATCGCCTTCGATCTGAAGCAGCACGCGCAATATCAGGCACGGCTGTGGTACGTGACTCATCACGACCACGTGACCCGGCTTCCGAATCAAACGCTGCTCACCGAGCGGCTGGATCTGGCGATCACCCGGTGCGCGCGGCATGGCGCCGGCTTCACGCTGTTGATCATCGAGCTCGATCAATTGCGCCAGATCGGCAACGCGCTCGGCCAACCCGCGGTCGATCTGGCATTGCAAGTGGCCGCCGAGCGTCTGCGCGGCGTGACCGGGCCCGACGACACGATCGCCTGCGTGGGCGGCACGCAATTCGTGCTGGTCGCGCAAGCCACCGGCCAACAGGCAAGCGTGCTGGTCGAATTGATACGTGCGCGCCTGGCCGAGTGGCCAGAGATCAGCCAGGCGCCGGTTTCGCTGGCGGCCAGCATCGGCGGCGTGTGCTTCCCCGAGCACGGCGCGACGCCGGCGCTGCTGATACGGCGTGCCAACGTGGCGCTGGCCGAGGCCAAGCGCGCGGGCAGCGGTCAATCGCGCTTTTTTTGCGCGGCCATGGAGGCCGAATCGACCCGCCAACTGGAACTAGAAACCCTGCTGCGCGGCGCGATCGATAACCGGCAATTACACCTGGTGTACCAACCGCAAATCACACTGGCCACCGGCGAGCTGGTGCTGGCCGAAACCCTGCTGCGCTGGCGCCATCCGACCCGCGGAGCGATCAGCCCCGCCGAATTCATTCCAGTGGCGGAAAAATCGGGATTGATCGATCAGTTGGGCGAGTGGGTCATTCGCAACGCGTGCCGCGAAGCAAGCCAGTTGCTGCGCCGCGTGCGCAATATGCCGCGTATTTCGGTCAATGTGTCACCACAGCAACTCCAGCGCCAGGATGTGCTGGGCATCGTCACGCGCGCGCTGGACGAAAATGCGCTCGAAGCGCGCTACCTCGAAGTGGAAATCACCGAAGGCGTGCTGCTCGAGCATACCGACACGGCGCTGGAAACGATTCAGGCGCTGCGCCGGCTCGGGGTCGAAATCGCGGTTGACGATTTCGGCACCGGTTATTCGAGCCTGGCGTATCTGACGCGCCTGCCGGTCGATCGGTTGAAAATCGACCAGTCGTTCATTCGCCGGATGCTGAGCGATCCGCAATGCCACGCGATCGTCGAGGCGGTCATCGCCATGGCCCACGCGCTGAAGTTGCGCGTGACGGCCGAAGGGGTGGAGAGCGCGGCGCACGCCGCACGGCTGACGGATCTCGGCTGCGACGAAGCACAGGGCTTCTGGTTTTCCCGGCCGCTGAGCCAGCAGGGTCTGTACAACGTCCTGCGTCCGCTCGATGGCGGAGCATTGCCAGGTTAA
- a CDS encoding ABC transporter substrate-binding protein: MDDQTPSGNQKRRTVLKAAAAVGALQVAAPFIIKARGEVPVRFGLDNPLTGTYAELGKNERVGCELAIEQINAKGGVLGRPAELLVEDSTSADTGTAVQKARKLISRDKVNFLLGNVNSAMALAMGQVANELKTLLIVTGGHTDAVTGTDCHWNVFRVCNTTRMETNSVSKLLFEKYGKKWFFITPDYAFGHTLQQGFEASLKKFGGTEVGAALTPLGTSDYSSYLIKAEAAKPDVIIFLTAGNDAVNSLKQAVQFGLNKRFHIAGAQQELEVLEGLPPEARIGTWVFEWYWRQKNVPHLDEFVAAIKKKAGRVPTARHWFGYVATWTAALVANQEKTLDSVKLAKALEGFKLPPEIALMPDTPFYRAGDHQLMPNLYVGHAVSQGPVPDDYFHVDSVVKGVDVALPVAETGCKIKWS; this comes from the coding sequence ATGGACGATCAAACACCTTCCGGGAATCAAAAACGCAGAACCGTCCTGAAGGCCGCCGCTGCAGTCGGCGCCCTGCAAGTCGCGGCTCCCTTCATCATCAAGGCACGCGGCGAAGTACCCGTGCGCTTCGGACTCGATAATCCACTGACCGGCACGTACGCCGAACTCGGTAAAAACGAACGAGTCGGCTGCGAGCTCGCGATCGAACAGATCAACGCCAAGGGTGGCGTCCTGGGCCGGCCGGCGGAACTGCTGGTCGAGGACTCGACCAGTGCCGACACCGGCACGGCAGTGCAGAAGGCTCGCAAGTTGATCAGCCGCGACAAGGTGAATTTCCTGCTCGGCAACGTCAATTCGGCAATGGCGCTGGCGATGGGCCAGGTTGCCAACGAACTCAAGACGCTGCTGATCGTCACGGGTGGACACACCGATGCCGTGACCGGCACCGACTGCCACTGGAACGTGTTCCGGGTCTGCAACACGACCCGCATGGAAACCAATTCGGTCTCGAAACTGCTGTTCGAAAAGTACGGCAAAAAGTGGTTCTTCATCACCCCCGACTATGCGTTCGGACACACGCTGCAGCAAGGCTTCGAGGCCAGCCTGAAGAAATTTGGCGGGACCGAAGTCGGTGCGGCGCTGACGCCGCTGGGCACCAGCGATTACTCGTCATATCTGATCAAGGCCGAAGCCGCCAAGCCCGACGTGATCATCTTCTTGACGGCCGGCAACGATGCGGTCAACTCGCTCAAGCAGGCGGTGCAGTTCGGTCTGAACAAGCGCTTCCACATCGCCGGCGCCCAGCAGGAGCTCGAAGTGCTGGAAGGCTTGCCGCCTGAAGCCCGCATCGGCACCTGGGTGTTCGAATGGTACTGGCGGCAGAAAAACGTGCCGCACCTGGATGAGTTCGTCGCCGCGATCAAGAAGAAGGCCGGCCGCGTGCCGACCGCGCGGCACTGGTTCGGCTATGTCGCCACCTGGACCGCGGCGCTCGTCGCCAATCAGGAAAAGACGCTCGACTCGGTCAAGCTTGCCAAGGCACTCGAGGGTTTCAAGCTGCCCCCGGAAATCGCCCTGATGCCGGACACGCCGTTCTATCGGGCCGGCGACCATCAACTGATGCCCAATCTCTATGTCGGGCATGCGGTATCCCAGGGGCCGGTGCCGGACGACTACTTCCACGTCGACAGCGTGGTCAAGGGCGTGGACGTCGCGCTGCCAGTCGCCGAGACCGGCTGCAAGATCAAGTGGTCCTGA